Part of the Terriglobia bacterium genome, CTGCTTCTCGCTCACTTCTCCCACGTACCCGCTCACGTGGGCCATGAACCCGCCCGGCAGATACCGCCGCCGGTGCACCATCAGCATTTCCAGGTACGGCACATCGGTGCGGTGCGATTCAATAAACGCCACGTCCGCTTTCGTCGCTTCCGGCTTGATCACGATGGGCTGGAATTTCGGCAGGCTCCGCGCCGCCTCCCACTGCTCGCGCAGATCGCTCAGCGGCACGTTCAGCCCCTCCGCGATCTGCGGCAGATTCTTCTCCACCTGCCCGGGATCGTCGCGCAGCAGCAGTACGCTGAAAGAGGGGTAGTTGTCCACCAGCACGCGCCCATCGCGGTCCAGCATCCGCCCGCGCGGCGCGATGATGGGAATCGAGCGCACCCGGTTGCGCTCCGCCATCAGCGCATATTTGTCGGAATCGATCACCTGCAGCTTCCAGAACCCCAGCAGCAGTAGCGCGATCATTCCGATGATGACGTAAGAGGCGACCGACAGCCGCCCTTGTGGCAATCGATTATCGTTGCGGAACCAGTACGACACAGGAACCCCGCGCGCGAGCCCCGATTTCGATCGGGGGAGCCTCATTCATTTCTGTGACCGCGAAGCGGTCAACTATTTCCGTGACCCCAAAGCGGTCCACTCGGCCCGGCCCACACTGGCCTTCTCGCGTCACACCCAAGTTTTCCACAGCGCGAGGCTCTCGAAACTCCCGTAGCACTCCGGCAAAGCTTCCGAACCGCCGCCCGGCCTTCCTTTGTCTGCGTGACCCCGAAGCGGTCAACTGCAAGTGTGACCGCAAAGCGGTCAACCTGCTCAGAACGAAGGCATTTTTAAACCTATCACCTGCCGCATACCCGCGCAAGCTGCCTCCCGGGACAGGTTCGAAGACTGCACCGCGCACATTCCGGGGAATTGGCCTGCTCCAGCGGGGCCAGTCTGGCCCCGCCCCGGACAGCCGTCGGGGCCTTGCCCGCTCCCTGTTCACAACTCCCCGGGGGCACACTGCCTCGGGCCCTGGCGCAGAATGCCGTTGTTTTCGCTGCTGTTATCAGTCTAGAATCCGCCTTCCCCTTATCCCCGCCTCCCGGAGGGCGTATGCAACGCTTCATCTCCTCGGCCTTCTTCGCCGCCGTCTTCGGCACTGTCCTTGTTGCCGCTCTCCCCAGCCGCACCGTTGTTGCTGCCGGCGTTGACCGTTTCGCGGTCACAGAAATAGAGGACCAGGCCGTGCGACAAGCCGACCACGCTCTGCTCCAGGCCATCGCCAAGGGCGACAAACCCGCGGCCGACGCCCTGCTCGACGCAGATTTCACCTGGACGGACCACACCGGGAAAACCCGGACCAGGGCCGAGATCCTTCAGGATTTGCCGGCGCTCGCCGCGGAGAGCGACACGGATCTGCAAGTGCGCGATTATGATCAGGTCATCCTGGTTCGCGGCGCACACCGCATTTCCTCCCGGAATCTTGGCGTGCGTTTTGTGCGCGCCTGGGTCAAGCGGCCCGCGGGCTGGCGTGTCCTCGTCTATCAGGAAACCAAAATTGCCGAGCACGTCCCGGAGCACAGACAGGGCTTCGGCTCCCCGAGCGGCGGCGCCCCGGTCGACTGCGACAATCCCTGCCAGACCGTCCCCTACAAACCGGAAGATCCGGCCGCGCGGGAAGTGGTCGCCATGTGGCAGGCCGTGGAGCGCAGCGTCCTGGATAATGACGTGGACGCCTGGATCCCCAATTTCACCGACGACTTTATTTTCGTCACCCCCGACGGCGGTCCGCCCCTCGACAAGGCCGACCGCATCGCCATGATCAAGGAGCTGAAGCGCACTTCGACCGTGCTGATCCCGCCCAAGGTGCAGTCCATGCAGGTGTGGCCTTTTGGCAATTCGGCGGTCATGCGCTCCGAACACCGGCCGCGCAGCGGCAAGACCCTCCACGTCACCCGCGTCTTCGTCAAGCGCGAAGGGCACTGGCAGATCGCCTTCGGCCAGCAGACCACGATGGAACCGTCCCCCAGCGCAAGCCAATAGCCCGCAGAACGAAACGCGGTAGCCGCCCTCTGCAGTTGACCGCTTCGCGGTCACACCGACAGTTGACCGCTTCGCGGTCACGCATACAGGCGACGGTCTTTTCTTTCTTTCCCCCAGCGCTTCCGCCTGGCCCGAACCACGAGAAATCTCCGCGGTCTTAAGGCCGCGGCTGCAACTCAAGTGGCCGCGCGCCTTGCCGGACTGCCAACCGCCGCGTTATCGTAGAGTGTTCTCTACACAACGATGACCACGACCTCTCACGCTCCGTTGCGTCTGGCCTTCATCGGCATGTCCGGCTCGGGCAAAACTTTTTGGACCCGCAAGCTGGCCGAAGCCGGCTATCCCGCGCTCTCCTGTGACGACCTCATCGAAGAGCGTCTCCGGCCGCTCCTGGCCGCCGGCGGCTATGCCGGCATCGGCGGCGTGGCCGCCTGGATGGGCTGGCCGGACAGCCCGCACTATGGCGAGCGCGAATCGCAGTATCTCCGCGAAGAGACGGCCGTCCTCGATGAGGTCCTCGGGGACCTCGCGCGCCAGCCCGAAAAACCTCTGGTCCTGGATACCACCGGCAGCGTCATCTACACTGGCAATCACCTGCTCATGCGCCTGCGCCGCCAGATGAAGGTCGTCTATCTCGCGGCCTCCGCCGAAGAGCAGCAACTCCTCATCGAGCGCTATCTCACCAATCCCAAGCCGGTCCTCTGGCGCGGCACGTTTCAGCCGCGCTCCGGCGAAACCCCGCGCGACACCGTAGCCCGCTGCTATCCCGCGCTGATCGCCGCCCGCCGCCAGAGCTACGAAGTCCTCGCGCACTGCGCCATTCCCATCCGCGCCCTGCGTGAAGCCGCTCTCGACGCCGCGGCCTTTCTCGCCCTCGTGCAGCAGGCCCTCGAGCGTGCCCGATGAGGTACCGCAGCACCGGCGGCCAGGCCCCGCTTACTTCGCTGCGCTCCGCGGTCCTCCGCGGCCTGGCGCCCGACGGCGGCCTGTACATGCCCGTGGAGATCGCGCGCCATTCCCCGGACGAGCTGGAGGAGTTCCGCCGCCTGCCCTTTACCGAAGTCTGCTATCGCGTGGTGCGCCCCTTCACCGGCTCGGAACTCCCCGAAGAGGTCCTCTGGCAGATCGTCAGCGAGTCCATCAATTTCCCGGTGCGCCTCGTTTCGCTCTCCCCCGGCCTGCACATTCTCGAGCTGTTCCACGGCCCCACGCTGGCTTTCAAGGATTTCGGCGCGCGCTTCATGGCCCGCCTCATGGCCTATTTCGTCCGCGGCGAGACCCGCCCGCTCACCGTTCTTGTCGCCACCTCCGGCGATACCGGCAGCGCCGTGGCCCACGGCTTTCTGCGCGTCCCGGGCATCCGCGTCATCATCCTCTACCCCAGCGGGCGCATCAGCGAAGCCCA contains:
- a CDS encoding nuclear transport factor 2 family protein, translating into MQRFISSAFFAAVFGTVLVAALPSRTVVAAGVDRFAVTEIEDQAVRQADHALLQAIAKGDKPAADALLDADFTWTDHTGKTRTRAEILQDLPALAAESDTDLQVRDYDQVILVRGAHRISSRNLGVRFVRAWVKRPAGWRVLVYQETKIAEHVPEHRQGFGSPSGGAPVDCDNPCQTVPYKPEDPAAREVVAMWQAVERSVLDNDVDAWIPNFTDDFIFVTPDGGPPLDKADRIAMIKELKRTSTVLIPPKVQSMQVWPFGNSAVMRSEHRPRSGKTLHVTRVFVKREGHWQIAFGQQTTMEPSPSASQ